The Salvelinus fontinalis isolate EN_2023a chromosome 9, ASM2944872v1, whole genome shotgun sequence sequence CCCAACATGCCCAGAACCAGAGTCCATCAGTGCAGTTGGCGGCAAGTCCGTGCATGCACAACACAATGTGGTGACACCTGTGATTGTATTGCATCATAAATCAACTTCCTTAAGGCCTATTCTCTGTTTCAGTTGAATTTTTGGGTTTTGGAATAGGTACATCCCTAGGCAATAACTCTGAACCCTAACCCAATTCTCCTCTTGCACAGACTTCCTATGATGTCTTGGTTTCTGAGAACCTTGTGGAGAAGATTTGCACAACGTTGACGGTGAAAGATTAAAGACCTGCATTGACATTGTGTGAAGCTCTACAGTCAAGAGTTTAGGTTATTGATTATCTCCTTGGCAAAACCACTTAACTGcagagctttgcacactgttgacGAGGCGTGTGTCTCCACTATGTTTGATAACCAAGACCTTATTGGAAGAGAATGTAAGATGGGCATTGGGTTAGGATTcaatggttgtgtcccaaatggcaccctatgtagtgcagtacATGGGCTCTGTTCTCTCGGACTCTGTCTGGGCATCATAGCGCTGTCCTACTGGGTTTTCCTGCTGTCTCCTGTTGCGGCGTCTGAAATCTCTTGTGCGCTTTGTTACCCCTCTGCAGAAAAACCTGCTAAATCTAGACTTTTTAAAGTTGTAGTTTGTCTTGCAGATAAGGTTAGGTAACATTAATGTAGTGATCGATAATATACTTTCATCTGAATCTAGACAACTACAATTTCAAGTCTAGACTTTCATGGAATGGGGTAACTAGGGATTCATcatggaggctcctcagaggaggaagaggaggaccatcctcagtgaatttcataaaaatggaAACGCATtgaagttatcctttttagataaaaccattctaaatatattcacgtgaCAATTGATTAaagcacactgttttgcaatggaggtctacagtagcctcaacagcactttgtagggtagcaccatagtgtagccggaggacatctagcatccgtcctcctctgggtacattgactaaaatacaaaacgtaggaggctcttggttctcacccccttccgtagacttacacagtaattatgaccggatggaggatgtcctccggaagttcagcgctcttgcagcatgaactgacatgtcctccacccaatcaaaggatcagtgaattaatctagtactgaaagcgtaagctacagctagctagcactgcattgCATAAAATGTgatgagtagttgactcagacaATAATTCAACAGTttcaacaaatacatttcttgaaTGGAAATGCAAGTTTCTATCTTTTCAGtttcacttagctagcaaatgcagctggctagtttagtggctcagagggatgctatgttagctagctgactgactatccaacacaatactggaactcttccaagtcaagcttttggttgtattaatttgttgTCACCTGGGCGTGCCAGTGtaactgcatgattgtagcgtgtTTACTAATGCATTAGTTCTACAAGCTATGTTGACTAGgccgttactttagctaatatggtgacaacaatgtaggctgtgtgtagcggttatgatatggttttgCTTGGATAGGCTTTtccgcctggtcacatacagctgatgtgttgtatATTGAAGTCCACAAACAAAGGGAAAATGTGAGGAGGAGAATGCATAGAGGCTAGaatgaatacaacgtggctgctatgatcAGGGGCGTGTTCGTTCTTCTTAAACGTAAGCAAACGAAACGGGGATCaaaaatacctgaatttgtccaatagactCGTTTGCcactggactaatgattacaccctagataagctagatgcaggaaagagtgtgaaaagcagtattgaatgtgtcagtCTCACACAAGGTTaatctcgacctgtgtgcacctacgttgtaaactttcattcataggctaggttatagcaacctcatgatgggtatagggaaaatttgagtatcatatagtagcctaaacctattggtGTTACATtcaactgggtgaatggaatatgaatgacagtcatccaacatgctgtaatagaaataaggccatgctcatggaAAAAATAACCGTCCTCCCTCATCATAAACGGCACTGACCACCACTGGGATTCATAGTTACACGGTTGTAAAGAAAGCCTGTTCTGGTGATCAAATTTATATCTGCGACAGTTTATTGTCCATTGAAATGAATTCCTTCCATTTCTTTGACTTAAAAAAAAGTTATCCCCCGTGAGAAGTTGCAATATGAAGGAAAATAACAAGCCTGTGACTGGGAGGCTATTTTTGCACACTGTACTCAAATATAGATGCTATATTTGGTCGTGGGCGGCTCGAAGTAGACTTATTTTTGCTCTCGGCTCATAAAGCAGTAGTTGtcgactttttatttatttatttttgcccaTGTGACTTGCTGCTTTGTGTTATTTAAAGCAACTTGTTTGAGGTGGGTGAAGGCAGGGATGGTGGTCGCGTTGGGTTTTCTACTGCAGCCCGCCCCCCTACCACACCTTTCTCTGGCAGAGGGCTGGCTCGTTGATAGGAGGGACAGGGGTACGACAAATGACTTAACAGTTCCTGAGGAATGGAGAGGGGCAACACGAGGGCCGCATCCTCTCCACGAATGTTAATTGGGGCTTTAGTGAGGGATGGGGATCCACTTTCAGTTTGGCACCCATTTTGACTTGGGCAGTTTTTTTTTTCGGGAGCTACAGCGCTATATTATATACAGCCATGAACGGTGCTGCAATAGGATGCTGAAATAAGTATGATTGCTCCAATGCCGTTCTGTATTTTCTTTTGGGATGCATTGCAGAGTGTAGACCCCGTTTTTTAGGCATACCAGTTTTCCCCCCCACATGTGTCCATTCCTTCCTTGTTGGTATTCAGGTGCTGCGGCAGGCAGGCGAGATCCAGACGAGGCTGCGCTCGGCTCCTCGCTGCTATTTTTAACTCGTGCTGCTTTTTTTAGCCCTCAATATGAATATTGAGCAGGCGACAGGCAGGGGCAGCTCCACTGTGCCTCTGAGGTGGGAACGTCGATATGCAGCAACTACCTCGGCTACGTGATGTGTAGCACTGAGCGCCGAGTGCaatttaagcccccccccccccccccccccccacacctccaCCAGGGAATAACTTAACCAAAATGGCATTGAAAATGTGTTATTGTCTGAAATATATAGAGATGGGAGTGACACATCTGAGCCTCTGAGACattctacactgaacacaaaATATCAcacaaaatgtaaagtgttggttccatgtttttAATGAGCGGAATTATTTtttaaaaatcccagaaatgtcccATATGCACAAAGTGCTGAttttaaacagcataatcattactcaggtacaccttgtgctggagaaaaaaggccactttaaaatgtgtagttttgttgCACAAAGTGTGCAATTGgtattctgactgcaggaatgtccaccagaactgttgccagaggaTTTAATggttatttctctaccatacgtTGCCTTCAACCTtgtttttaaagaatttggcagcatgtccaaccggcctcaactgCAGACCAAGTGTAACCGAGCCAGCCAAGGACCTGTACATCCGGTGGCTTCACTTGGGGGGtggctgtaataaagcccttttgtgggtagAAACTAAATCTGATTGGCTGGGCGTGGCTCCCAAGTTGTCTGCAGCcctgcctagtcatgtgaaatccatagattagtgcctaatttTAAGTTGCCTGATTTCCTTTATACGAACTAACTCAGTATACTCTTAGACTTGGAATAAAACAAATTCAACAGTAAAAAGGTGTCCATGGACAAAGTAACCGCTCGTCCCTCCGTACCTTTGTTACGTGCGCCAGTCGCTGTGGTGTCACTTGTGTGCCTGCTTGCGTAGCTCCGTCCTGTGTGCAGCGTCACTGACCGTAATGCTCCACTCACGTGACGGGGATTTTAAAATCGTGCTCTTCGTGAATTTAACAATGGGAAATTTGGACACAAGGTTCCTTTCTGGGTCCAATGGGTGGAAATGTTGACTGAATGGGTGATGtgttttgatatatatatatatatatatatatatatatatatatatattccaggATCTCACCAACAGATTTGAGTTTAATCTATTTTATTCTTTCTGTTACATATCAGAGTATTTTGGTTAGAATGAGTAAATGCAAGTCTTTAACATTGGTTGTCATTGTAGCGCAAAGCACAATGGGGGTGATGGGATAGTAAGTCACGTCTGGATGTGTCTgatatggccccctattccctatatagtacactacttttgagtcctatttgtgccctggtcaaagtagtgcacttcatagggaataaTGGTACGTCCGGAATGGCACACTGACCTGCCACATATACAGTGAGGGTGCCATGAATTACGATATCCACTTGCCAAAAATGTTATTGTCCTTCTCATCTTTACCAAAATTAGTTTGAGGGCATGGTTCTTTTCTATAATATGAGGGAGCGGTGTAGCCATCCAGGAGTTACAGGAGCCGCGCGAAGCGGCTACATAGGACATTCCGAGCTGCAAAACCATCGATTAACTTGAATCTGCAATGGTCTTTATTTTTTTGTTGAGGTGGAATCAGGGTTCAAAACCCAGTTTATATTCCTATTGCCCCttcgtctcctctctcctattcatcgttCCTGTAGGCAGATGGCGTGGTATGCGAACATGgtgcttcctcctccctcccactcACCCTGTGTCTCGTGAATacccctctcccatccctcagTCTCCCGTCTTCTATTCCCACATGAACACACTACATTCCGGCGACCATGAAACCGCGCAGTGGCAAAAGTGTAAGCAGTAATGCACTTGAGTGTACAGACAAACTACTCCTCCCCTGACAGGTGAAAAAAAAACAAACATGCGCCCTACAGTTCCTATGGGATTCCATAGGAATTTAACTTCTAGTGAGTTGCATACCCTTTGTTCCACATGTTAATATCTCTGGAATGCGGTCGGTGCAGATTCAGAACCTCTCCTTCCACCCCCCTCGGCCCATTCCGTTCTTTTTGTTTCAGTCTGTCTTGTTTTGTTGGTTCGTCCAACCAATCCATGGGACTATATGGTCGTTGTTCCCTGAAAGAGAATGTGTTGCTGAGTGGGTGTACGTGCCCTGAACTTTGGGTCAAGTCTCGGGTGAAGCAGGGCGGGGGAGGAAGTTCAAGGAGTTCTTGAGTGCAGGAACTTCCAGTCCTGACAACACTGCCCTTGTCATAATGAACCTATGCTGTTGTGTTCACAAAACGATGTGCCACCATTTTTAACAAACCGTAGATGAAATTACATGTGCAATTTGTGTAGGCATCATGCACTCTCCTGGTGTATTCCTAATCGGGCATATATCTCACGACCAACTGCGTGGCTCACTATCTAGCATACAGCTCCTCTGTTGctcatatacagtatgtgtaggTAGATTAGCTTACTATGGCATTTCTTTTGAGGGATGTGTTGGTATACTGTCATCTTTAGCCTGGCCATACTCTGCACGTAGCCCCTTGTGCAGGGGAGTGTACCATCTCCTCTAGTCTCAGACTGATGCGCCGCAATCAGTTGCCCATTGAGGCTTTTCTGCCAAGGAGCGTTTCATTCTTAAGATGGGCGGGGGGAAAAAACAGAATCTGCTTCTCTTCACTTTTGACtgcgcgctctctctcttctccctcctttcaCTCACTTgttattttcctctctctgtttctattttTAGCCGCCCCTAGGatccctgttctccctccctccacgctTTCTCTCGTGCTCCTTGTTcgtcatcaccccccccccccccccttgtttccCCCTCCAGCTTCGTGCCAGAGAATGGCTACTGCCTGTCTGAATCTTTTCATCAACCctgggttggttcctctgtgCTATTTCGTAGTGCTGGGGGAATAGTACGTATTGGTGCCCACTtatctgggaggggggggggggggggctttggttAGTGTTAGAAAGAGGTGTGACTGCCGATCAGTCAGGCATGGAATAGGGGTGATGTGATGGGCAGAAGCTGGCTAAATATAGCTGTACGCTGTCTTGACAAAGCCAGCCGAGAATGACACGAACATCCGTCCGGACTCCTTGTACCTCTAGCCATCCTGCTTTACCTCCACTGTCTTTAGTCTCTTGCAACCACTTTGAATGGAACTCTCTTCGGCCAACTGTAAAAGAGCATTGTTTAGAGGCCTTGTTTTAAAATGTAGTTTTAGCTTAACAGTAACATTTAGACTTAAGTTTTTATTAGGTACCACACTATAAAGGACGAACAAGGTTGTTGGGTGCGTCTCAGCTGATTTTGCTTTTGTCATAGATATAAAAAAAATGCTATCCAGTCACCCGTGAAGGCTACAGTACTATGTAAACTCTGTTGCTGTTTGGATCCCCCAAAGAAGCAGTCTGACCGGAAATGAAGGCGTGTCATGATTTCGGCTAAGACAATTTTCTCTGCAATTAGTTTCTTTGAAAGCCTTGACAGAAATTACATGAGGACACTTATGTGTTTGTGGGACCCCCAATATATTGTGTATTCCCCACTACACTGTTTCAGTTATAGTGACTTGGAGCCAGGCTGCAAAAATGTAAACGAAACCCTTTCATAGGTTGCACGCCTGTCACTCGGTTGCGTCATGCCGTTGTTATGAACCTTCTCAAGCTGCCCTCGATGGCACCATAGTGGTGCCCTAAAGTGGTGACTGCCTCTGTCCAGAATGACTGGGCTTAACTACTGTTTATTCTGATTTCCACTATAGTGCCTGGAAATACGATGATATTGCCAAAGTAGTCAAATATTTAGTAGGAAACGACTTTGCCAGCAGCATGTCAACTTTACTTTAGACAgatggcaatgttgtcattagctagcaaagtttgtcaaaaatagctagcaatgctaacattagctagctaaaatctggTGGCCTCTcctcaatcttagctagctaacgtcatcTGATGACAGCAAAAGGTTTTCCTACTAATTTAGTTGTCGTCCTTTTTTGAATGGCATTGTATTTCCAAGCCACAGTAATGCACTTTGGACCATCATCAGCTCTCATTGACAATGAATTGAGTTGAATGCTCAGTCGCGGCATCGGTCCAAAACGAATGTACGAAACAATGCAACCATGAGTACtgattatttttaatttttttcagtTGTGACGGGAGCCACAGACGGCATCGGTAAAGTCTATGCGGAGGAGGTGAGTTTCCTGCATGACCCCTTTATTTAATTTCCTCCATTGGAAAAGCTTAGTGACGCACAGGCTGTGGTAGGGAGGGCTCTTCCAGGTCTATTGTGGAAAAGGATTCTTGCACACACCCACACCTGTTTTTctgtccttgtggggacctaataTTTCCAGtccaaatcctattttcccttacGCCTGACCTTAATTATAACCCTCacgctaaacctaacccctaagctaaAAAAGGTCTTTGTCCTTCTGGGAAATGTTCCCACCTGGGATAATATCTTGTttgactatccttgtggggacgtTGGGGAATTTCCGGTCTCCACGAGGATAGAAGAACAAGAGCGGTGGTAACAAGGCTACCACTCAGCTCCTCACGCAGTTCCGTGTTGAGTTGGCACATCCTTGTCAATGGCCTATGCATGTGTTTAGAGCAGTAGTGAAGGCTTAGCCAAGACTGTAGTTGGCTGAGGCAACCGTGACATGGTTCAATAGGAATCTAGTAAGTCTCCATTTTAAAGAACTGTAGAGTTCCCTGGTTTAATATAGTCTTCAGTGATTGTGATATACTGTTCTAGTCGACTCATCCCATCTTTCTTGCTCCCTTTCTCAGCTCGCTCGTAAAGGGTTCGCCATGATTCTCATCAGTCGGTCCCAGGGCAAGCTGGATGATGTCGCCATGCAGCTTGGTAagtgggcagcaggtagcctagtggttaaagcgtgggactagtaaccgaaaggttgctagatcgaatctccgagctgaAAAGTTAAAAATCtgtttctgcccctgaacatggcGAAGACCCTCAAATTCTCAGTGCTGTGCAATTTGTTTCTCAGGTGCCGTATATAAAAATATTAAATGCATAAAGGATACCGgcacactgactaaaggggagTCTTTATTTTAAATGACCAAAATCGTTTGGTTGCCTGAGTCAGTGGTCAGGTTTTCTCACTGCGTTTGAATGGATGATCCTTTATTTTGGAAAACAGCACCATTACCTTAGATATTCTGGCCTTCTGATATTCTCATCCGTAAAAGCGACTGGATTCTGGTCTCCTAAGCCGTCACCTTGGGTGCAATGTCCCCCTGTCGTGCTGACGAGTCAGAGTGGGGTGATGGGTTGTCACGAGCAGGGCTCAAGGTTTCAAACCGCTGGCACTCCTCCCCCTCGAACAATCAGCCTGGCAacttaaccccccccctcaatctgGCATCCCCAATCACTGTGCCAACAAACGATCCCTTTTCTGTACCTCTAGTCACCTTttacttttttttcttcaatGGCTCACAATGAACCTGTTAACCCAAACCTGCTTAATCTGGCAGCCCCAATCCCCATACAAACCCTGTGACCAATTCCAACTCTTTTCCCCCTCAGTCTTGGACCCTTtgaggaaaaaaaataaaaaaatcaatgTCACTAGCTAAATATAGCTTCATGAATAGGGTGTGTCGGTTCATGGGGATATTCCAGCCCAGCCTTGTATCTCTTCACTAGACTTCTCTACTCTCTTGTGGAAACTTCATCCCTATCCAGCAGTGGTAACGGCTGCCTGCGtatccctctgaatggcacatccTGGGATCTTTCCTCTTGGAACTTACCGGGTTGCCCATCAGACAAACAAGTTTTATACATGCTAATTGCAGCAGGCATATCGATGGAAGGAAAGCGTCAGGCATTTTCAGGTTTTATTAGTGGGTACACGGCGCCCCCTCCTGTTTGAGGAGTTCTCTATATTTACTGCTCATTTTTTCAATGGATTTTTTGGTGTTGAAAGGGTACCACCTGTTTGATGGGGTGACTGCTGAGTGTGTGATTATCTTCTATTTGCCTCCTGTCCACAGAGGAGCAGTACAAGGTGGAGACCAAGACCATCGCCGTGGACTTTGGCCTGTCGGACATCTACCCAAAGATCGAGGCTGGACTGGCTGGACTGGAGATCGGAGTCCTGGGTAGGTGTTCCTTTGGTCTGGCCTTCGTCACCGTGTGGCTGTGTATACCACTTGTCCCCACACTACATTATTCTCTCgctttacactgagtgtacaaaactttagggataccttcctaatattgtgttGCACTCCCGTTTGCCCTcgaaacagcctcaatttgtccgggcatggactctacaaggtgcctCAAGCTTTCCGTAggcatgctggcccatgttgactccaatgcttccaacagttggctggatatcctttgggtggtggtccGTTCTTGACACACAGGAAACTGAGCGTGCAAAGCAGAGTTCTAACCAGTGTGcatggcatctactaccatacaccgttcaaaggcaatcaaatattttgtcttgcacattccccctctgaatggcagacATACACAATCTGTGTCTCAAGGCTTtgaaatccttatttaacctgtcaactccccttcatctacactgaagtggatttaacaggtgacatcaataagggatcatggctttcaccTCGTCAGTCTGTcatgaaagagcaggtgttcctaatgttttgtacattgccCCCACAAACAacttatttaactagtcaagtctgttaagaacattcttatttacaatgcctgCCTTCCCCTACCAAGGCAATAATGTCATCGGTCTCATAATCAACACTGAGAAACTACTCTTGCGGGCACACACTATTGCCATTGTGCTTTTATTTGTCCGTAGTCGTGCAGAAgtgtgtaaaaatatatatattttaagtacATTTCCAGAACAGACTGACAATGTGTTGTAAAATGCATGTTAGCGTTTTACTTAACACCAACACGTACCACAGTCAGTCTTGAGTTCTAACCCTGGAGACACTAAGCCAAAGCAATTTAAGTGGAATGCTATTGGGGCAGTGTCGTCATTTGCAATTAGCCGCCTACTAGtgatttttatttgaatttctCAGGCGTTTTTATTAGGATGTGTTCGTACAGAAAGTGATGTCTGTCCACATTCTTGGTGAGTGACTGTCACATTCAGGTAATGCTTTGTTCTTTGTGAGAGGGCATACAAGTTCATGTGCTGCTTGGCTTGCTTTTCCAGTTTAAGGTGCGGTTATatgcccctttaaaaaaaaatattgtaaaAAAAATGGAATGCCTGGTTCTCTTGTGAGGTCTTGTTGCCTCCTGGTGCCTCCTGGTGGTTTGGAAGTGTAACGCCATCAGTTAGAATGTTCTTATTTGCAGTAACAATGGTCTTGTTGGCTTCTATTTTTATTCAACAGTGAATAATGTGGGAATATCCTATCCCTACCCTGAGTACTTCCTGCATATTCCTGACCTGGACAACGTGAGTTTTTCTGGAGTTAATTCTGTGTAGTTGAGCGACACATGGTAACACATTACTTGAGACTTCTTCGAAACCAATTGAGTGTCAATTAGGCtgttttacacaggcagccaaattcagTAATAAGTAAAATTACTAATTGTTCTTTTGAACAATCAGATCAGCTTTTTACTTATTTGTTTTTAACCAGTAATTGGGCAAAATATCAATATTGAACAGGGCTGCCTGTTTAACACAGCCAAAGTTCCTAGTTGTACTTTGTCTAGCAAATAGCAAGCGCTTACTTGCATTTGGTGTTAAGAGAGTAGGTGTCAAAGCTCCTTTTTCTTCATTCTAGTTCATCACCAACATGATCAATGTCAACATGACCTCCGTTTGCCAGGTAAGAGTTCTCTTGCTTCTGTAGCAGTTCTGTGTGTATAAATCTATACCATTGGGCAGCTATGCATGTCTATACCATAGATATTCATCTAGTTTTTCAgctcttttttttatttgtattttattgcacAGGTTGCGTGCACTGTCGGTCTGCGGCAAAGTTCAGGGAGTTTAGTGTTACAATGTGTCGACCGTACAGTGGCACAGGTGGCATGTCGATGGGCGTCCATCTTTCACGcttcctcttcatcctcttctcCTACCTCCACTGTTGCTGCCGTGCTGCCTGTGGTTCCCAGAGCAACGGTGAACTACACCAACGCTGTCTGTGTTCACCACCCACGCACCACCATTTCTTCCCCCGCTTTCTCTCGTTCCTTCTCTCGCTCGCCCTTGCCTCCTACACGGCTGAAATGTACCCGTGTGCTATACATCTCCCATAATGCCGCTTGGGTAAATCTGTAGCAGTAATGTGAACTTCCTCGCTGGTCCTGTATGACTTCATTCCCTTGCCATTTCAGTATTTTATAAAAATAACTATGTATAGGTCGTGTTAGCATCCATCGAAATGGAAATTTGTCTTGAAGTTAAATATTTGCATTAAATGAAACGTATAATGGTGTCCCATATGACTTCATTCATGTGTGATGTGTATTGGCACAGCCAGTGTGATTCCTGACCATGCTGTTTTGTCAGGTAATCGAACTGTTTGCTCAGGAGTTCACCTTTCTTTCCGTGCTCCCTTTTCAGATGACTCGACTAGTTCTGCCCAGAATGGTAGAGAGGTGAGTTCTTTTTAAGTGCTATTGCCACATTATAAATGAACATTAACTTTTTATTTTGATGCTATTGATAGTCTGTTCAAGTGTGTCTGACTGGTCAAACAAGGTTCTCAGATgtaattctttaaaaaaaacggGTTTACACGCTCATGCACATGACAAAGCTGTGCCTCACTGTAAAACTACAAACACTAAAACAAATCCTTAGGTACCCAAAATAATATTAGGTCTACAGTCTGTTCCGCTATCATCCCACTGCTTGCTGTTCCTTTTTCATTAAGGAACAGGCCGGCACCAAGGCTGTCCTAACGCTGGAACCTACATCAGAAAAGCCTAAATTCTCAACTTTAGAATGACCATGAAATGAAGACCTGGGCTTCAAATGTTCAGGACATGAGTTCAACAGTGTTATAGAGAGGATGCCTTTCTACCCTGTTTCTTTCTATCCCTTTGTTCCCTGTTCTGACCAGCTGCTTTTCAATTCACACAAAGTGCACCCTCTTCCGATTGGCTCTGACGAATCACATGGGCTCTCTGTGCCAATGGGAAGGCGGGGCACATTTAGTGCCGTGAGGGGCTAACCAACCCCGTTTTCACTACATCACTGCAGCAACCGGAGTGCTAAATGCGTAAGCAAGCCGCTGTCATGGCAACCCGCACAGCGACTATGATTAGTGTGTGTATGGCAGTCTACAGTGGCACTAGGCTGCTTGTACTCTTTTGTGACGGACAGGAGGCTCTTTTGGCACTCCATGGCAGGGGGGGGGAAAAAAAATATCCTTTTTGATTTTTGTTGTTTCAGGTCCAAAGGTGTGGTCCTCAACATCTCCTCTGCCAGTGGCATGTACCCCGTCCCTCTTCTGACTGTATACTCCTCTTCCAAGGCAAGTgccagtcgtgtgtgtgtgtggaggtcttACGTTTACACCTTAAATACACACACTTTATATACATTGCATCATTTAACTGCACAACTGCTTGTCAATGTCTGAGTATGCTTTTCTGTCCCCTACCACTGATTTCAGTTTGTCTTCACACTGATTTAGTGGAACAGCTTCAGTAACATGTCTGCTGACTTCAGACTCTGGCAGCAGTAATGGTACAGCACT is a genomic window containing:
- the LOC129862791 gene encoding very-long-chain 3-oxoacyl-CoA reductase-A-like isoform X4; translation: MNLDQIRHTPVTLPTEENTVVTGATDGIGKVYAEELARKGFAMILISRSQGKLDDVAMQLEEQYKVETKTIAVDFGLSDIYPKIEAGLAGLEIGVLVNNVGISYPYPEYFLHIPDLDNFITNMINVNMTSVCQMTRLVLPRMVERSKGVVLNISSASGMYPVPLLTVYSSSKAFVDFFSRGLQEEYKAKGIIVQSVLPFFVATKMTRIRKPTLDKPTPERYVAAELTTIGLQDQTNGYFPHAVMGWLTTVLVPINLVIYFGARMNRAQRTGYLKRRKLRELANQSNGKSDRLKSE